The sequence GGCCGCGGCGCGGGCCGGCAAAGTGCTCTGCCTGGCCAACAAGGAGGCCCTCGTTCTGGCCGGAGACCTTTTCCGCCGAACCTGCCGGGTCAGCGGCGCCGTCATTCTTCCCGTGGACTCGGAACACAACGCCCTGTTTCAAGCCTATGCAGGCCATGACGGCCGGCAAGCCTGCCGCCTGATCCTGACCGCATCGGGCGGACCGTTTCGCGCAAAAAGCCTGCAGGAGATCCAGGCCGCGACCCCGGCCCAGGCCCTGAAACACCCCAACTGGTCCATGGGCGCAAAAATTTCCATCGATTCCGCAACCATGATGAACAAGGGACTTGAGATCATCGAGGCCGTGCATCTTTACGGTGCGTCCCTGGACGAGGTGGACGTGGTGGTCCATCCCCAATCCATCGTCCACTCCCTGGTCGAATACGAAGACGGCTCGCAACTGGCCCACCTGGGCATGCCGGACATGGAGATCCCCATCGGCTACTGCCTGGGCTATCCCCACCGCCTCCACATCGGGCTTGAGCGGCTCGATCTGGCCAAGATCGGCACCCTGACTTTCGAGGCCCCCGATCTGTTGCGCTTTCCCTGTCTTGGCCTCGCGCGGGAAGCCCTTGCCGCCGGCCCAAGTCATCCGGTGGTGCTCAATGCCGCCAACGAGATCGCAGTCCAGGCCTTCCTGGACGGTCGCATCTCCTTCCCTGGAATTGCCCGGCTTATCGAACACATGCTGTGCAAACATTCCTTGACCTCCATGCATGATCTGGAGGACATTTTGGACCTCGATGCGCAAACACGAACTCGGTCCGAAGAGGCCATAGGAAAGAGCGAATGGTAACCAGTATACTGGCGGTGGTTGTGGTCCTGGGCGGACTGATCTTCTTTCATGAGCTTGGACACTTCGTGGTCGCGCGCGGCATGGGCATGGGCGTGAGCGTCTTTTCCCTGGGATTCGGGACGCGCCTCTTCGGCTTCACCCGGGGCA is a genomic window of Desulfomicrobium baculatum DSM 4028 containing:
- the dxr gene encoding 1-deoxy-D-xylulose-5-phosphate reductoisomerase, giving the protein MKYISGLSSPVFDRPGQRTLAILGSTGSIGTSALKVVAKNTGDLKVVALAGARNVALLARQAETFRPAYLGVLNEAKAEELRALLPGGYAPRILVGQEGYTAMATLPEADLILAAQVGAAGLVPALAAARAGKVLCLANKEALVLAGDLFRRTCRVSGAVILPVDSEHNALFQAYAGHDGRQACRLILTASGGPFRAKSLQEIQAATPAQALKHPNWSMGAKISIDSATMMNKGLEIIEAVHLYGASLDEVDVVVHPQSIVHSLVEYEDGSQLAHLGMPDMEIPIGYCLGYPHRLHIGLERLDLAKIGTLTFEAPDLLRFPCLGLAREALAAGPSHPVVLNAANEIAVQAFLDGRISFPGIARLIEHMLCKHSLTSMHDLEDILDLDAQTRTRSEEAIGKSEW